The genomic stretch TTCCTTACTTctttaataattattttgatcttctagcaaaaacaAATTACACTAAACGtataaaatgtcatttttattctttttaatgtCTCTACTCACCATCAACACATTTTTTAATCACACACCACCAACATccatccttatttttttttcttaaagtgtAAAtgtcttacattttttttaaatgtcttCATTCACCATCAACACCTTTTTTTAATCACACCACTCACATCTATcttcacttttcttttcttaatatatATTGTTGGCTTTTCAAAGTTTAAAAGTGAACAGGCATCCAAATGGCAATATACAAGGGCTTCCATGATCAATCAAGGACAACCTAGCTCTGCtcaaggtcaattagggctaGGTTGTGTTGGCTAAACCTCACAAGACTAGGACTAGTCTGAGATATCCTAGTCTGACCTAGGTTGCACTGGATCTGTGCTGatttaagagaccttagggttgacttataattttaaaatagCTAGGCCAACTCAACCCATTGACACCACTAGAAATAAATATTCAAAGACCTACAAGTTGCAAAACAGATACTAATAAAGCAAAATTTGATTGCATCTATATACATGATTAACTTCAACGTGGGAGTACTCTGTTttgtacttaagacttttggcATTTATTCTAAGGGGGAACGAATGCTCCCTGATCACATAGCCCTTGTGCCGAGACATAGAGGGAAGCAAAATGATGCCTACACCCCTTGAAATCTTGAAAACCCCACCCCTTATTTTTGCCTATGTGCATCCCTTCCCTTCATTGACCCTTGTATTGGCATAGGAGCCGCATGACCAAGGAGTTTCTTTCCCTTTATTCTTATTTCAGCCCTAATCTAGATCCCCAGAAATGTCATGATCAAATAGTTCTAAGAAGTGTGCAGAGATTTCTTCTTGGACTTAAGCAAGTATGAAGGGATGGAAGGAATATAAGAGAAGTGTGGAGTGATTTGGAGGACATGAAtacttattttttgaaaaaaaaaaaaaaatcacatcgtGGCTTTGGAGCattaatttctctctttttggatgTTTATAATTTGTTGTTGTTAACATCTTTTTGACTCAAGCCTACCAACAACTGGTCTTTCTCATGCGATATATCACTTATATGCCTATAAACTGTTAATCGAATTAGGTCGGATTGGGTCTTGACTTGGTTCGCTCATGGGTCACCCATGCACTTAAAGTAgtcatagacccactaggattatGTTCCCTAACTCGCtaaatctctataaataagaagtTTGGCCACAACAAAGCAATGTTTTGaatctaatctctctctctctctctctctctctctctctctctctctttctccccctaTTCTCTTTCGTCTCTCTCAATTGAAAGAGTTTCTCTAAGAATCTCTATTGCAATTCTTGAATTCGAAGAGTGGAACTTTACCTAATGAGATCACCACAATCTGTCACTCTTCATTGTTCGTACAGATGAACACGTAGTGCAACCACTGCAAGGAAAGCTCCATTGATGATCCCTGATCCAACGTTtgctttctttattaatttatatAACAATTAATCTAAACTTGATATCACTATTATTGACATTGATGTAGTTAGTTGCTTTTCTTaatcttaattttcttcttttccatctcccccaaaaaaaaaaagacctggAAGTTCCTATTAAGGGTTTACAGGAAAAAAAGAATCTCCAGAAATATTCCTCCAACCAACCAATACAACACCAAGCGTAAGCTTCCCTTTCATCTGGCTACTTTACCGAATCCCGTTTTATTGGTGGCAAGAAACAGAACTTGAGGTCACACGAGGAACCGTAGTGATAACTCAAAATTCGTTGATCCCAATATCCCTGTCAAGGGGCTCTCATGGATCAACTTGTGATTAAAATATCAAGAATAGAGGCCAACCACTAAGTTAAAGACTGAATCTAGCAGTCAATTTATAAGTTTCAAAtaaactaatatttttttatagagaCTTAAGCTTTTTCATTTTACTAAAactgcaaaataaaaattattgatTTACCGTGAGTCAGCGGTGCATATTGGTCATTTTATCCTTtgttttgtaaaaaaataagggataattacatcccctcccctatagtttatcaaaattacatgtggatccaagggtttgagcgaTTTACACCCCCTCCCCTGAAATATGAAAGATTCTTACATTTGAGTCCAATCCACTAGTGGTTGTGAGTTTGAATCTGTTATATAGTGAGGTCATATTTCTTATACCGAAAATACCCACAGAACGAAGTGAAGAGACCGAAAGAcccttcatttaaaattaagaaaagagaTAAATCTTCTTCCATCTCCGAAACTACGTCTTTTGTTATCTCGACAAAATCAGATCAAAATTTGTCCGGCGTCAAGCACGGAAGATTGAGATCAAATAGTCTCTTTGACCCAATGGCTTCAATAAGCATATAGGCAAATCCGTAGGGTCCTGGCAGCGAGCATCTGGAAAGACTCATGAAATAAGGCCCAAGCTGCGAGGCACCGTGAACCCATCTGTCCATCGGCCTATTCAATCCCTCCATCATCATACTTCAGCGTCAGATAGAAAGTAATCAGATCTCTCGTGGAAGTTAATACTAGATTTCAGCTCTTTCAAAAGCGGAACCTCCGGATCTTCTGCCGAAATCGGTTCTGTTTTCTCACGATGCTATCGATTGGACTATCCAGAGAAACGAAATACATGGATCCGTTGGAAAGAATTACAAAAAcgatataaataaataattccaaaCGGGAAGTAGACGAATTCCCAATCAAAATTTGAAGCGTTCAAAACATACTGACATCATCTGCAGAATTTTCCCACGAAATTAGAAGGTCGGGGTGTCAATTaagagagaatgaaaaaaaaaaatccaaattgaaaacaGAAAACAGGATCTCCAACCGAAATTATCGAAATCCGAGGGAGATTATACAAATAGAAacgaagaaaaaagggaaaaaaaaaattaaaaaactaaaaGCTAATCAGATAAGTCGATTCGATTTGGATCGCGAAGCACAGATAACGTCTCTACCGGGGAGGAAATTACCACCGGATTATGACGGCTAACGGGGCTGGGAAGGGAATAGAGAGAATTGATGGGAAGAAGGCAAGATCGGCCTTGAAAGTATAAAACTATCCATCTACAAGGTGAGATGAAGAACAACAAGCTTCTCTTTCATGCCATGTCCCTCTCGGATTGCCTCCCTTAGGTGTGAATCTTCTTATTTGATCTTCAAATATTGATGATGAACGATTCCAATGTTCTTTGTTGAGTACTCCAATTTTTCATCCACTAGGTTGAAGAAGaaccttcttttgtttgttttaagtTTACCTTAAtgtaagggtatttttgacATTAAGATACATCATATAAGGTGACATCATCAATTAAGGGTATTATCCTTTTTCCACTAAAGGGTAATAAGGTCTTTTGCTATCTAAAACTAATAGCATACTCACATTGTCAGTGTCAGGGAAGGGGGCGTAAATCACTCAAATCCTTAGACCCACACGTAATTTCAAAAAACTATAGGAGAGAGGGAtgtaattttccaaaaaaaaataaaaaaatttatcgTTGTATTCCTGAAATGATATGGGTAATCGATTTGAATCAATCAGGAAACAATATTGATCTCAACCAATACTAACACGATATGATGGATACAGCAGATAtaatatcaatacttgaaaccatgttcAACAAGAAATCTTTGGTAGCCTTCCCTATTTGTTATATCGAAGCCAAGACTTGTTACTTTTCAATCTAAGgctaattttttatgatttttatttgaattccaTGGGGTCATAAATTGAAATTGGGGTGTTTGGTATGGAATCTTACCTTATTTACACAatctaaaattatgaaataactGAGAGctgtttcaattttgaaatctCCTTACAGAACAAATGGTTAATTTGATTGTCAAGTCaataatttcatattaaaaataaaataccacctctctttttctcccaaTGATCTCAcctaggggtgaaatagggtcgggtttcttaaaaccctagcccaaccctagctcccaaaactcaacccaacccaaccctaaccctaaccctaaaccctaacccaaccctaacccaaccctattgGGCTTAGGGTTGGGCCGGATTGAGTCGGGTTGACCCTAGCTAATCTTtttagtggaatcacattccgATAAGTACGATTtaattccaatttcaattcctaaaatgaattgaaacccggttttttaattaaaaccctaaaatgaatTCCTCCATTAAACTATACTGAAcgtgatattttatcattctttcatggagattTCATGTGCCCCTATTTTTCCATGTGACTCTTTTTTTAATCTCCTTCATCAAAAGTCAACATATTAAGACATAATTCAATTGTTCATTATTGTTAGAATTTCATCTTATATAAGGACTAAGAAACTCAAGTATTACAAGCCCCCATCTCTCCTCATTCCTTATTTAATGACGGTAGAGAtgggtttttcctttggctttgtGCTCTCTATTAGTTATACTGTTCTCTATCATATTCTTGTCACACAAGAAACCcaatgacaacaacaagaaACTCCCTTGACTAGGAGAGACACCTGCATTCtacaaagcacaataataatcagggttagactcagggcgggttagggtcgggctgggttttctatgcctcaacctAGGCCCGGCCCAACCCCACACAGGGTTGGGTCAGATTGGGCCGGGTTGGCCCTCATAGTCGGGTTAGATAAGGTTCGGGCTCAGGACAAGTTAAGGCGGGTTCGGATCAtcagggctaaacttacacccctaatcTCACCAGTACCATCATGCTATCAAATTAAAGTACCAAATAAATCGGaatttattctaaaaatattttagaattaggcaatcaaaacaaatttaatttcttgataaaaaaaatctattaccGACTATTTTCATGTGATGAGTCCAAAATTGATATTGAATCAATCCAATTCTAGCCAAAACCAAAGCGTAACTCCCATTCCTTCCTTGAAAACGAAACTCCCATTCCTATAGTCAAGAAGTGTGAGGTTACAATACAATTCATTGTCCATTATGGAACCTTTTGTAACTTCTTACGTTGATGTGACAGTTGTCACATCAGCTAacatattttcttgaatttgaCATTTCTTTGATTGTAAATGCAGGACTAAGTAGAGCTCTGGACAAGTCcaaacatagagagagagagagagagagagagagagagagatggctgaGGGGCAAGGATCAAAGCATTTTGTTCTAGTGCACAGTGCCGGCCATGGAGAATGGTACTGGTTCAAGGTTAAGCCATTGTTGGAGTCTGCAGGCCATAAGGTCACAACCCTCCAACTTGCTCCTTCAATCACTTCATGGGCTGGTGTGGATTCAATAAATACCGTTCATACACTCTCCCAATACTCCCAACCATTGCTCAACTTATTGGAGAATTTGGAAGAAAAGGTTGTACTTGTGGGTCACAGTGCAGGAGGCTTGAGTTTGGCTTTGGCAATGGAGAAATTCCCTGATAAGATACTTGTGGCTGTGTTTATAGCAGCTTTCATGCCTGATACCTCTCATAAGCCCTCTCATGTCATCGATGAGGTCTATTTTGCTTCTTGATCTTGTTTTTGTTATTCTCCGTTGTTGCTTTGATCTTGTAATTGGAGATTTTGGTTCCCTTCTTTCTGTTATTACTGACCATAGATTGTTTGGTTTGTGATCTGAATTCACAGTATATGAAGGTTCCAATGGAGTGGAAGGACAGTTATTCTATGTCTAATAAAGGGAACACAACATGGTTATTTTTCAGTGATGAGTTCTTGAGGACCAGGCTTTATCAGCTATGCTCTGCAGAGGTATCTTCTCTGGCTCTATTTGTCTCTCACTCAAGAATTTATGGttttctttatcaaaaaaaaaaagatatttatgGCTTTGAAAAAATCTCTCTCGATTTCTCTTGATCAAGGACCTGGTGGTTAGCACGTCTCTCTTGGGAAAGTGTTTCATGGAGTTAGTCAGTATATAAATATATCATTCAGTTACTAAATTATCATTCTTGCATTCTTGCTTTTCAAGAAGGCTGTGGTCCTCTTGAGCGAAAAAAATCTTCGGAACGATGAGGATTCGATGGCCGACACGACATCAGGGTGTATGCCAATGTCGTCTAAGTCGTTTGATGCTCACCACACGACCACACCCGCGGCAGAGGATCATCGCCCCTTTCATTTCTATCCTTGACTCTTTCATGGGCCTTTATACATATAACTCATAGTGGCCCCCTACAGCCAAAACAAAAAATCGCATCAAATTATTGTTGATGCTAGGGTTACTTGTGGTCAAATCTAATCaagcttctaccaaaaaaaaattaatcatgcTAAGCTGCAAGCATGGTTTAAGTGACTGATATCTGATTGATCTTATTAGGTAACTTGTATCAGTATTGACAAACACAGATACCAATTACTAAATCCATCCTGTGAGTAGAAAAAGTGGTCCTCGCACGTCATATGAGGTTTTTTTAAGAGGTGGTACATATAATTTTCCCTTGAATATATATTTGGGAGGGGATTCCCTTGAAGGCAATATGGCCCTCCGACCATGAGGGGCTGACGTTAGAGTGCAAAGCACACTCAAAAGCATCAAAGGGTGGGGTAGTCATTTCACCCCTTTCTATCCCTAAGGCTGCTGCctttcaaacttctttttcTCTATGTATGTCTAGGAACaataaataatgtatgggaGTACTGTAGTGTATGCTAGCACTTCTctgagtctatctctctcctctcccctatAAAATTACATGTCTACCCCCCAATTTTTGGAGGAGAAAGATAGACTTGGGGAGTGTTAATGTGTGCTACACTCCCAACcagaaatttattattattattattattattattattattattttttattataaaagcAGGCTAAGAACTCAGTCACATATTTTTAACCTTAGGGCATTTCTTAAATTTCAAGGCATTAAGAATggacatacatatatatatatatatatatatatttattgttcGAACTTCATTTTCATGTCTTTAGGCTACATATTTGCCGGATTAAGGTTTTTTGATTGGGATGTAGTGGTTGCGTCATGTGCCTCAGGCAATAAAAATGTACGGGGAAACTTCGATCATGGGGTGTAGTGATCATTTCACACCCCTTGTGTCTAGACGCAGCCTAGCCCGTACATCCATCCAGAAAACACTCACCCatatttgcttttgtttttctgtCTCTCTAATGCAACAGGGCGCGGAGGCCCTCCAACAAagacacttttttttcttttttccttttttttaagtaaagTAACCTAATTTTAATAAGGCATTATTactgtaattatttttttttaatctttttcaatattttttaggattttgCGCTGGTGTCGACACTGAAAAGGCCTGCATCATTCTTCCAAGAAGATTTGGTAAAAATGGATCCTTTTTCAGCAGAGAAGTATGGGTCAGTTGATAGAGTTTATATTGTTTGCAAAGAGGATTTAGCCATTACCGAGGATTTCCAGCATCTGATGATTAATAATTTTGGGGTGAAGGAGGTTAAGGTGATTGAGCATTCAGGTCACATGCCTATGCTAGCAAAGCCCAAAGAATTGGTTTCTCATCTCTTAGATATTGTCACTACATACTAGGCAATTTCTGTAAATCATACTCTCTGAATAACTCCAATATAGTCAATTTTAAGTTCAGGAAATTCCAAAGAGCTGGGTAATGTAATCGCTGAAATCCAAGACTTTTCTTCCTACATGTCTTCACTGGTATGATAGTATCTATATTTTTCCAGGAGGTATAGGGATGCGAAAAAGACATGTCAGCGACTTACTAGAAGTCATCCTCAGAAGTTCATcggtaaagaagaagatgtttaaATGCCTATAAGTTTTCACATTAAGCTACTCacttttaatataaaattagggaaaaggttgggtatgttgccgatatcaagtatgctagcatccattgtgtctatctctctcttccctttttttctgaaatgaccctcatatccttcctgaatgatactccatcatgtgttcctattggtgctatccgctagcatacttgatatcggcggcatacctatccctctcccataaaattatttttcactttccatgTGAAACCCAACAAGACATAAAATCTAATTTTCTACAAATTGTGTCACTTTTGTgtggttttgaaaatttttttagtGGGTTAATTAGATTAGTTGATATTGTTAATCAGTGATAGttaataaaattcttttttttttttgcaaggatAGTGAtaacttttatctttttttttttttttttgaaaggatAGTGATAACGTATAAAACCATACAAACACTCACCTAAAAGTCTCTTTCCTTTTaatgttattatttatttatttatttttgaatattttgaaaaagaaaaaaatagtgtttggaAGATTTGAAAAAGGAAAGTGGGGCTCGATTGTACACCCATAAATATTAGAGACCGAATCAGGTTTACGTATGAGAATGTATGAGAATAGTCCTGGTTTGTGGATATAAAatcaaatttctctctcttcatttaatagattctatatccacggatcaggagtgtacgagaacattctcgtacgtgaacctgatccgtacACCAAATCTTACACAAAGGAGGTAATCTAGTCAATTACAATCATCTTTGGGAAATGGTTTAAAGACTTCAAGCAACCTAAATTATGCAATACCATCAATGTTGTGTTTCCCAAGTGCTTTAAATTTGAGAGTAATTTACATCATATCGTTGTATTTTACTTTTATCATAATTAATCCCCTCTGTGTTTTAAGAAAGTATATC from Macadamia integrifolia cultivar HAES 741 chromosome 14, SCU_Mint_v3, whole genome shotgun sequence encodes the following:
- the LOC122061375 gene encoding methylesterase 2-like, with protein sequence MAEGQGSKHFVLVHSAGHGEWYWFKVKPLLESAGHKVTTLQLAPSITSWAGVDSINTVHTLSQYSQPLLNLLENLEEKVVLVGHSAGGLSLALAMEKFPDKILVAVFIAAFMPDTSHKPSHVIDEYMKVPMEWKDSYSMSNKGNTTWLFFSDEFLRTRLYQLCSAEDFALVSTLKRPASFFQEDLVKMDPFSAEKYGSVDRVYIVCKEDLAITEDFQHLMINNFGVKEVKVIEHSGHMPMLAKPKELVSHLLDIVTTY